One part of the Nostoc sp. PCC 7120 = FACHB-418 genome encodes these proteins:
- a CDS encoding cytochrome P450: MLTQLPNPISVPSWWQLINWIADPIGFQKKYSKKYGNIFSMQLAGIGSFVILGEPQALQEIFTQDSRFDVGRGNTLAEPLIGRTSLMLMDGDRHRRERKLLMPPFHGERLQAYAQQICLITNQIASEWQIGQPFVARSAMQKLSLEVIIQIVFGLADGERYQQIKPLFTDWLNMTDSPLRSSMLFLKSLQKDWGTWTPWGQMKHKQRSIYDLLQAEIEEKRTKENEQRGDVLSLMMAARDENGQAMTDEELKDELLTILFAGHETTATTIAWAFYQILKNVNVQEKLQQELDRLGANPNPMEIAQLPYLTAVSQETLRMYPVLPTLFPRITKSSINIAGYQLEPDTTLMASIYLIHYREDLYPNPQQFRPERFIERQYSPSEYIPFGGGSRRCLGYALALLEIKLVIATVLSNYQLALAEDKPVNVQRRGFTLAPDGGVRVIMTGKKSLKFEQSSKIFN, encoded by the coding sequence ATGTTGACTCAATTACCAAATCCTATTAGTGTCCCTTCATGGTGGCAACTTATCAATTGGATTGCTGATCCGATTGGATTTCAGAAAAAATATAGTAAAAAGTATGGCAACATTTTTTCCATGCAGCTTGCTGGAATCGGCTCTTTCGTAATTTTAGGGGAGCCTCAAGCTCTTCAAGAAATTTTCACCCAAGATTCTAGATTTGATGTTGGTCGGGGAAATACACTTGCAGAGCCTCTCATTGGGCGAACTTCTCTTATGTTAATGGATGGCGATCGCCATCGACGAGAACGAAAATTATTAATGCCCCCCTTTCATGGAGAAAGGCTACAAGCTTATGCTCAACAAATCTGCTTAATTACCAACCAGATCGCCAGCGAATGGCAAATTGGGCAACCTTTTGTTGCTAGGTCTGCCATGCAGAAACTGAGTCTAGAGGTGATTATACAAATTGTCTTTGGTTTAGCTGACGGAGAACGCTATCAACAAATAAAGCCTCTATTCACAGATTGGCTGAATATGACTGATTCTCCCTTACGCTCCAGTATGCTTTTTCTAAAGTCCCTACAAAAAGATTGGGGAACCTGGACTCCTTGGGGACAGATGAAACATAAACAACGTTCTATTTATGATCTACTCCAAGCAGAAATAGAAGAGAAAAGAACAAAGGAAAATGAGCAGCGCGGTGATGTTCTAAGTTTGATGATGGCAGCACGAGATGAAAATGGGCAAGCCATGACAGACGAGGAACTAAAAGATGAATTGCTAACAATTTTATTTGCTGGACATGAAACTACCGCAACCACAATAGCGTGGGCTTTCTATCAAATTTTAAAAAATGTAAATGTGCAGGAAAAATTACAGCAGGAACTCGACAGATTGGGAGCAAACCCTAACCCAATGGAAATTGCCCAGCTTCCTTACCTAACAGCAGTTTCTCAAGAAACTCTGCGGATGTATCCAGTCTTACCAACACTTTTTCCACGCATTACCAAATCATCTATAAATATTGCCGGATACCAATTGGAACCTGACACAACCTTAATGGCGAGTATATACCTCATACATTACCGGGAAGACTTGTATCCTAATCCTCAACAATTTCGACCAGAACGTTTTATAGAACGGCAATATTCTCCTTCAGAATACATTCCTTTTGGTGGTGGAAGTCGTCGCTGTTTGGGATATGCTCTAGCTCTGTTAGAAATAAAATTGGTTATTGCAACAGTTCTATCAAATTATCAACTTGCTCTAGCGGAAGATAAACCTGTTAACGTGCAACGACGTGGATTTACCCTGGCTCCAGATGGTGGAGTTAGGGTAATAATGACTGGCAAAAAATCATTGAAATTTGAGCAAAGTAGCAAGATTTTCAACTGA